Genomic window (Funiculus sociatus GB2-C1):
GTTTTACTAGTTTCCCAATCTGCCAGCAATTTTAAGTCAGTATTATAGGCTTTTTGATACTGTTGCTGAGTCAGCTTAAGCTTATCAGTAATTGTTTTTGACCAGGCGTTCGGAATCTCTGAGTCTAAATTAAATAGCTGAGGTTCATAATTTGGGTCGATGTTGAGGTAGTACCAATCTGCTAAAAAAGCTGCTAACAGCTTGTGAAGGGTGACAATTGTCTGCCGAATGATGCGAAGACTTTGAATTTCATCATTTCCGGCTTCCTGTAGTTGCTTTTTTGCCTCTTCCCAGTTCCAAGGCTCAAACGACAAGGAAACTGTATCTTGCAGTCCCCAGAACCGAACATTAAAGTAAACTTCATGATCGGTAATGTCGCTGTAAATAATTGCCGTAGGGACAGCAGCCAAAATAGTCTCCAACTGTTTGACTTCTGCATCAAAAATCGAACGCTCAAAATACTTCCCGTAAAACTCAACAGGGCAGATTTCGCCGTCTAGGGAATAATGTCGTTCCAGAAATCCTTTTAATTGATTGCGAACCTCTTTTTTTAGGCTGTCACGGAATGATAGTGGAAAATCATCGCTGATATCTGGTGGTGGAACCAACATCAGTAATCGAGGTTTTTTTTGCTCATCACCAAAAATCCGTTCAACTTCATCACGACTCAAAACACCAGGCCATTTTTGCTGATCGAAAATAGCCTGAATTTCTTTTTGCTTGAGTTCAATTTCTTTTGCAGTCTTCTCCCGCATCAGTTCTAGATACAAGGAACTCATCTGACGCTTGTCTGCCAATTCCTCTGCTTTTAGTTGCAGTTCTCGTTCTGTGAGCTTAAGGGAGCGTTCTTCGCGTTCAGCACTTGCCGATTCAATCTGGAGGTCTGCTTTCAAGCGGAGGTCTTGAAGTTCTAGTAAATTCTGCTCTCTTGCCTCTCTGCGCCGATAGTAGTCAATTTCTGCCTGACGCGCTCGCTGATCTAATCTAACTTCCTGAACTTTAGTAGGAAGATTAGATGTCTCATCGACAACATTTTTAAAAAATGTTGAAGCAATTCTACCAGCAGCACTAGCAACAAATCCGACGACAGCACCAATAATATTAAATGGCATAAAATTTAAATTTGAGAAAATTTCTAGTTATCGCTAAATCTGGGTCATTAGCTTGATATGTTCAAGTGTAGCCCAGCCCTAAGTGGGAGTCACTGGTTGAGAAGAGCGTGGGATGGAGTTGTGCGATCGCATCTTTGAACCTTTTGGCCAGCAGCCCAGTCTAAAGTCTCGTCCATCAAACAGCGGTGAGTGGAGATGCAATCGGTGTCATCTGTACCAATCGATGCGCTAACCAACGATCAACCCAACGACAAGCGCGACACCGACGCCAACCTCATCAAGCGTTGCAAGGAAGGCGACACACAGAGCTTTCGACAGCTTTATCTGCGTCATCAGCAGCGAGTCAGGTCAACTATTTATCAACTTTGTGGCACCTCATCCCTGGATGATTTAGTGCAAGAGGTCTTCCTTCGCGTCTGGAAAGGATTACCAAAGTTGAGGGAAACATCTCAATTTTCCACCTGGCTTTATCGCATCAGCTGGAATGTCGCGTCCGACCAGCGGCGACAGTTTGCACAAGCGTATTCCCAGAGGCAAACCCTGACAAATTCTCTGCCAGTCGAGCAGTCAGCTCCCGATTTGATGCACCTGCACTATCAGGATATTGTGCAGCGCGGACTCAATGAACTAAGTTTCGATCATCGCGTTGTACTGGTTTTGCACGACTTGGAAGACGTTCCGCAAAAAGAGGTAGCAACTATCTTGTCGATTCCAGTAGGTACAGTGAAGTCTCGCCTCTTCCATGCTAGAACGTTGATGCGGCAATTTTTCCAGCAACAAGGAGTCCAACTATGACTCAGTTTCCTAATGATGACAAACGTTTGGTAGAGTTTCTACGCCAAAACCAGGGTGATGTTCCAACGGCTGCACCAGGTTTAGAGAGCAAGATTATGCAGGCGGTGGCGTCTTCGCCTAGACAATCGCACAAGCGGCGGCAGATGTGGATTGTACCACCAGCGATCGCTGCTTGTCTGCTAGCGGCTGTAACAGGATATCTGATGCTGGTGCCTACCACAGCATCCGTTAAAACTGCCGAGTTAGAAGCATTTATGGAAAATAACTGGGATAGCGTCGTAGACGAAAGCCCAGAGACATCCAAAAGCCAAGATCCAGAAGCCTCTTGGTGGCTTGCAGACAATAACAATTAATTAGTCAGTAGAAAATAACTGATAACTGACAACTCACAATTAACAACCAACCCTAACAAAGGATTTCATTTCCATGTCACTAAGTCGTGTTTCTCTTGTAGCCGTTCTCATGCTATCTATGGGTAGCAGCGCGGCTTTTGCCACTCCTACGCTGTTACCCCAAACGGTTGCACAAACCCCCGGCGATTCCACCAGTCCTCAACCGCAGCGTCGTAAAAATCGGGATTCGTTCCTTCAGGAACTTAATTTAACCCCGCAGCAAATGCAGCAGATGCAGGCAATGCAGGCTAGATACAAACCCCAAATTTCCCAACGCGCACAAGCCATGCGTCAAGCTAAGCAAGAGCTGGCTTCGCTGATGAGCAGCACTACAGCTTCCACTAGCCAAATTACCGCTAAAAATCAGCAAGTTGAACAGTTGGCGCAGCAGATAAGACAGTTGAAGTTTGAAAGCATGATGGCGATGCGGGAAATTATGACTCCAGAGCAACGCACTAAGTTTGCCCAACTGATGCAACAGCGTCGGCAAAATTACCAAAATCGGGCTGGGAAAAGAAACGCACAATAGGGGCTGGGGGCTGGGGACTAGGGACTAGGTAAGACTTTTCCTAATCCCCAATTCTCAATTCCCAATCCCCTATCCCCAATGACCAATTACATTTATCTACACGGATTTGCTTCTAGCCCGAAATCTGCAAAAGCTGAATATTTCTTACGTCGCTTCCAATCTCTAAATATTTCCCTAAAACTCCTCGACCTCAATCAAGGCGACTTTTCTCACTTGACAATAACACGACAAATAGAACAAGTTGCCGCCGAATTTCCTACAGATGAAACACCAGTAACTTTAGTTGGTTCCAGTTTAGGCGGTTTAACTGCTGCACATACCTCACAAAAATATTCAAAAGTCAAACAATTAGTTTTATTAGCTCCAGCCTTTGGGTTTCTCTCCCACTGGGTGCCAAGATTAGGGGAAGAACAAGTGCAACGCTGGCAGGAGGAGAAGTATTTGCAGGTGTATCACTATGGAGACAAGCGATCGCTTCCTCTACATTACAAGTTTGTCACCGACGCTTCCCAATATCTGGACGAACACCTACAACGGCCAATTCCCACCCTGATCCTACACGGGCGTTACGATGAAGTCATTCCGATCACAGCCAGCCGTAACTATGCAGCCTCACGCCCTTGGGTGGAATTAATCGAACTAGAAGACGATCACAGCTTGGGCAACGTCCTGTCTGAGATGTGGAAATTGATTCAAGCCTTCTGCCAGTTGTAGTAGGTTGACTCCTTGGAACCTCACCCAACACCGAAACTTTCTTTTTACTGCACCCCGATTTATCGGGAAGTTTAGGCGATCGCATGAGTACCTAAAAAAATTAAACCCGCCACAAGAGAGGCGGGTTTATCAACGAAATGAACGGTCAGAATACTCAAACGAAAGACAAAAAGTTAATGACAATTAGGATTACTTTAACTTACTAGAGTGGGCTGAACTCGCAACGAACCTTTTTCTAACTTTGCCTCTCTTCCACCAATTCAGGCAGTAATTTTAGCTCTACGTCCAACAACTCAATAAAAGAAGCGAATGAGTTTGAACGCCATGCTAATTTGTATTGATAGCAACCAGATTCGGCGTTGCGTGGGATGAGAGCGGGAGGCACAGGCTCAAATCCGAAGTTTGTTATCGAAGTTTCGTACTTCGTTGTGCCTATATTTAAGTTACCACCTAATTTTGACTAAAAGCTCGATATTTAATAAAATTCATACTCCTTTATCTGATGCAACGATTTGAAAATGTTTGTTTATAAACTGAAGAATAAGGGCGGGTTTCAAACCCGCCCTTATTAGAAGAAAGTGGCTTTTAACGCTTACTGACCTGAAGAACTACCGCCTGATGTAGTGCCAGTTGTCCCACCAGTGGTAGAAGTGCCGCTTGGCGTGGTGCCAGTTGTCCCGCCAGTGGTAGAAGTGTCTCCTGGTGTGGTGCCAGTTGTTCCGCCAGTGGTGCTACCCGGTGTCGTAGTAGTGCTGCCGTTGGTGGTGCTGCTACCTGGTGTCGTAGTAGTGGTGCCGGTGGTGCTGCCACCCGGTGTCGTAGTAGTGGTGCCGTTGGTGCTGCCACCCGGTGTCGTAGTAGTGGTGCCGTTGGTGGTGCTACTACCTGGTGTGGCACCATTGGTAGAAGTGCGACCTGGTGTGGTAGTGGTGCTGCGGTTGGTAGAAGTACCAGAAGTACCTGTTCGGTTTTGGCTTTGTGGTTGAGCAGGAGCTTCGTTAATAATTGTCGTGTTGTTTGGTCGAGCTGGCTGTTGGCTAGAAGGCGCAGGAGAAACATTAACGTTAACATCTGGCGCTTTTTGAGCAGGCGGTGCTGCTTGTCGCTGAGGAACCGGAACTGGAACCGCTTTTTCAACAACTCTTTCTCTGATTATGGTGTTAGTTTCGCCTGACTCTTGAGAAGCATCAGATGAACTAGAAGGTGCCGTTGAGTTCGGCGAAACTGAAGGCACAGGTGAAGCTGTAGGTACAGGTACAGGTACAATCTGAGCTGGTGGATTGTATTGTTCTACCTGATTATTTCGCTGGTTGAGGAGGAAGAGACTACCGAGGGTTAGACCCAGCAGAGAGGTAAGACCAATTCCTAGCAATAAGCCACGAGCAGCATTGTTATTATCGCGGACTTCTTGTACTTCATCTTGGCGGTGGTGTTCAGTAACTCGACCATGTACGTAGCCATCCCGGTAAGAGTTCGCCTTGGCAGGATCTACGGTGTTATTTGTATGAACTGTTTTATTGGTGTGAACCTGACTGTTCGGGTTCGGGTTAACTTCAGGCTTGTCGTTATTGCGATTTTGTAGGTTAGACATGGTTACTACTAAAACTCCTGAATGAATAGATTTTTAAAACTTGTGTATTTTCAGTAGATGTGAGCAACATCTGATGTACTCCATCGCCCTTGCTTTATTTGATTTTTGATGCTTGACTCTTTGTTACTGCTTTGAGATGGAGTATCGTTGAGGGCAGGCACTATAAGCAGAGAATCTTCATTTTTGTGAGCTATAAAGAAGAGAGCGGCAACAAGAAAACTTATAATCGACGTGAGGCTAAGATTCATTAGCCCATTAATAACGGCATTGTTATTTTTATCAGCTAAGTAACTCCGTTCCTGAAAACGACGCTCAGAAGCTCGATTTTGAAGGTTGCTATTCCGGGAGGTAAACCGATGAGGATTAGCTTTTCCCTGATTCACCGATTCTGGCGTCTGATTTGTATCGGTTTTAGGGTAGTTGCACATGGGGAAAAGATCGAACTTGTAATTTAGCTGAGGACACAGAGAACACCCTGAAATTCGTAGGCGATCGCATTCGGCTAAGAAGTTATTTCACCTAGCTTTTTGTCCTGTAAGCAATAAGATATCCGCTGGAAACTACCAAATCGCTCTATCTGGAAAGGTATTATGTACTACACCCAAGGATTGACCTTCCTCAGTAGTTCCTTGGCGTTGTCAGGTTCTAACAACCTTTCAATGACTGATCTCTAACGCAATAGAGCGCTCCAGGTGGCGGGGCCAACAACACCGTCGGCGGTTAGCTTAAATCTCTGTTGAGCGGCTATGACGGCTGCTTGGGTAGGAGCATCAAAGACACCGTTAACTGCTCTTCTGTAAA
Coding sequences:
- a CDS encoding eIF2A-related protein, producing the protein MPFNIIGAVVGFVASAAGRIASTFFKNVVDETSNLPTKVQEVRLDQRARQAEIDYYRRREAREQNLLELQDLRLKADLQIESASAEREERSLKLTERELQLKAEELADKRQMSSLYLELMREKTAKEIELKQKEIQAIFDQQKWPGVLSRDEVERIFGDEQKKPRLLMLVPPPDISDDFPLSFRDSLKKEVRNQLKGFLERHYSLDGEICPVEFYGKYFERSIFDAEVKQLETILAAVPTAIIYSDITDHEVYFNVRFWGLQDTVSLSFEPWNWEEAKKQLQEAGNDEIQSLRIIRQTIVTLHKLLAAFLADWYYLNIDPNYEPQLFNLDSEIPNAWSKTITDKLKLTQQQYQKAYNTDLKLLADWETSKTQPWRCANTLSGHSNHVYSVAISADGQIASGSADNTIKIWDLTTGDSICTFTGHSGSVSSLAFSPDGQTLASGSADNTIKLWYSRTGVTFTEHSDELHCVAFSPNGKTVASGSKDKTIKIWDFNTGEVICTLTGHKEAVCPIIFSSDGQNLISGSSDKTIKIWDLSTGKAIRTLTEHLNYVWSVAISPDGKTLASGSADNTIKIWSFHTGSLLHTFSEHTSGVRSVAFSPDGQIIASGGNDKTIKLWHLGTRELINTLSGHSESIGSVAFSPDGKTIVSGSNDKTIKIWQCD
- a CDS encoding sigma-70 family RNA polymerase sigma factor, with the protein product MSSVPIDALTNDQPNDKRDTDANLIKRCKEGDTQSFRQLYLRHQQRVRSTIYQLCGTSSLDDLVQEVFLRVWKGLPKLRETSQFSTWLYRISWNVASDQRRQFAQAYSQRQTLTNSLPVEQSAPDLMHLHYQDIVQRGLNELSFDHRVVLVLHDLEDVPQKEVATILSIPVGTVKSRLFHARTLMRQFFQQQGVQL
- a CDS encoding Spy/CpxP family protein refolding chaperone, whose amino-acid sequence is MSLSRVSLVAVLMLSMGSSAAFATPTLLPQTVAQTPGDSTSPQPQRRKNRDSFLQELNLTPQQMQQMQAMQARYKPQISQRAQAMRQAKQELASLMSSTTASTSQITAKNQQVEQLAQQIRQLKFESMMAMREIMTPEQRTKFAQLMQQRRQNYQNRAGKRNAQ
- a CDS encoding YqiA/YcfP family alpha/beta fold hydrolase, whose translation is MTNYIYLHGFASSPKSAKAEYFLRRFQSLNISLKLLDLNQGDFSHLTITRQIEQVAAEFPTDETPVTLVGSSLGGLTAAHTSQKYSKVKQLVLLAPAFGFLSHWVPRLGEEQVQRWQEEKYLQVYHYGDKRSLPLHYKFVTDASQYLDEHLQRPIPTLILHGRYDEVIPITASRNYAASRPWVELIELEDDHSLGNVLSEMWKLIQAFCQL